Proteins co-encoded in one Setaria viridis chromosome 9, Setaria_viridis_v4.0, whole genome shotgun sequence genomic window:
- the LOC117835925 gene encoding uncharacterized protein produces the protein MSAGGAFGGNRGVRPVPPEKGVFPLDHLHECDFEKKDYLACLKSTGFQSEKCRQFSKKYLECRMERNLMAKQDMSELGFRNVYEVDTAPDKNDKLESPPNEPKEKK, from the exons ATGAGTGCCG GTGGTGCTTTTGGTGGAAATAGGGGGGTGAGGCCTGTACCTCCCGAGAAAGGTGTATTCCCATTGGATCACTTGCATGAGTGTGACTTC GAGAAGAAAGACTATCTTGCCTGCCTGAAATCTACAGGATTCCAGTCTGAAAAATGCCGGCAGTTCTCAAAGAAGTATCTGGAATGTCGGATGGAGAG AAACTTGATGGCGAAGCAAGATATGTCAGAGCTTGGGTTCAGAAATGTGTACGAAGTGGACACAGCTCCTGACAAGAACGACAAACTGGAGAGCCCTCCTAATGAGCCAAAGGAGAAAAAATAG
- the LOC117835920 gene encoding cell division cycle protein 48 homolog isoform X3 → MADDAAAASSCPTPTATKKRAANRLVVEEATTDENSVCNLHPATMEELSIFSGDIILLKGKRRRDTICMAMPDEECGENKIRINKVVRSNLRVRLADVVSVHQCHDARYGAAVHVLPLDDTVEGITGDLVQAYLKPYFDDAYRPVRKGDLFLVRGGMRSVDFKVVDIKPAAEYCIVANDTEIVCEGESVKREDEERLDDVGYDDVGGMRKQLAQIRELVELPLRHPQLFKSIGVKPPKGILLYGPPGSGKTLIARVVANETGAFFFCINGPEIMSKMAGESESNLRKAFEEAEKNAPSIVFIDEIDSIAPNRDKTHGEVERRIVSQLLTLMDGLKARAHVIVMGATNRPNSIDPALRRFGRFDREIDIGVPDEVGRLEVLRIHTRNMKLTENVDLEVVAKDTHGYVGADLAALCTEAALQCIREKMDVIDLDDETIDAEILNSMAITNDHLKTALAGTNPSALRETMVEVPNVSWADIGGLEGVKRELQETVQYPVEHPDKFEMFGMSPSKGVLFYGPPGCGKTLLAKAIANECQANFISVKGPELLTKWFGESEANVREIFDKARQSAPCVLFFDELDSIATLRGGSVGDAGGAGDRVLNQMLTEMDGMNAKKTVFVIGATNRPDIIDPALLRPGRLDQLIYIPLPDEASRHQIFKACLRKSPVAKDVDLGALAKFTAGFSGADITEICQRACKYAIREDIEKEIERERQARPEDMAVDGAEDEEPAQIKAVHFEESMRFARRSVSDADVRKYQAFAQTLQQSRGFGSEFRFSKQPQAAEAAATADADAEDDLYS, encoded by the coding sequence ATGGCCGACGACgcagccgccgcgtcgtccTGTCCTACTCCTACCGCTACGAAGAAGAGAGCCGCGAACCGGCTGGTGGTAGAGGAGGCCACCACCGACGAAAACTCCGTCTGCAACCTCCACCCTGCAACCATGGAGGAGCTCTCCATCTTCTCCGGCGACATCATCCTGCTCAAGGGGAAGCGCCGCCGCGACACGATCTGCATGGCCATGCCGGACGAGGAGTGCGGCGAGAACAAGATTAGGATCAACAAGGTGGTCCGCTCCAACCTCCGGGtgcgcctcgccgacgtcgTGTCCGTGCACCAGTGCCATGACGCCAGGTACGGGGCGGCCGTCCACGTCCTCCCCCTCGACGATACCGTCGAGGGCATCACGGGGGACCTCGTCCAGGCCTACCTCAAGCCGTACTTCGACGACGCGTACCGCCCCGTCCGCAAGGGCGACCTCTTCCTCGTGCGCGGCGGCATGAGGAGCGTCGACTTTAAGGTCGTCGACATCAAGCCCGCCGCCGAGTACTGCATCGTCGCGAACGACACCGAGATCGTCTGCGAGGGCGAGTCCGTCAAGCGCGAGGACGAGGAGAGGCTCGACGACGTCGGCTACGATGACGTCGGCGGGATGCGGAAGCAGCTGGCGCAGATCAGGGAGCTGGTCGAGCTGCCACTTCGTCACCCGCAGCTGTTCAAGTCGATCGGCGTCAAGCCTCCCAAGGGCATCCTTCTCTACGGCCCGCCCGGCTCCGGCAAGACCTTGATCGCCCGTGTGGTGGCGAACGAGACCggggccttcttcttctgcatAAACGGGCCCGAGATCATGTCCAAGATGGCCGGCGAGAGCGAGAGCAACCTCAGGAAGGCGTTCGAGGAGGCCGAGAAGAACGCTCCGTCCATCGTCTTCATCGACGAGATCGACTCCATCGCGCCCAACAGGGACAAGACCCACGGCGAGGTCGAGAGACGCATCGTCTCCCAGTTGCTGACGCTCATGGACGGCCTCAAGGCGCGGGCGCACGTCATCGTCATGGGCGCCACCAACCGCCCCAACAGCATCGACCCCGCCCTCAGGCGGTTCGGCAGGTTCGACCGCGAGATCGACATCGGCGTGCCGGACGAGGTCGGCCGCCTCGAGGTGCTGCGCATCCACACCAGGAACATGAAGCTCACCGAGAACGTCGACCTCGAGGTCGTCGCCAAGGACACGCACGGCTACGTcggcgccgacctcgccgccctgTGCACCGAGGCCGCCCTGCAGTGCATCAGGGAGAAGATGGacgtgatcgacctcgacgacgaGACGATCGACGCGGAGATTCTCAATTCGATGGCCATCACCAACGACCACCTCAAGACTGCCCTCGCCGGCACCAACCCGTCGGCTCTACGCGAGACCATGGTCGAGGTGCCCAACGTCAGCTGGGCGGACATTGGCGGCCTCGAGGGCGTCAAGCGGGAGCTTCAAGAGACCGTGCAGTACCCCGTGGAGCACCCGGACAAGTTCGAGATGTTCGGCATGTCCCCTTCCAAGGGCGTGCTCTTCTACGGGCCCCCCGGCTGCGGCAAGACGCTGCTGGCCAAGGCGATCGCCAACGAGTGCCAGGCCAACTTCATCAGCGTCAAGGGCCCCGAGCTGCTGACCAAGTGGTTCGGCGAGAGCGAGGCCAACGTGCGCGAGATCTTCGACAAGGCGCGCCAGTCCGCGCCGTGCGTCCTCTTCTTCGACGAGCTCGACTCGATAGCGACGCTGAGGGGCGGCAGCGtgggcgacgccggcggcgccggggacaGGGTCCTCAACCAGATGCTCACGGAGATGGACGGCATGAACGCCAAGAAGACGGTGTTCGTAATCGGCGCCACCAACCGGCCGGACATCATCGACCCGGCGCtgctccgccccggccgcctcGACCAGCTCATCTACATCCCGCTGCCGGACGAGGCATCGCGGCACCAGATATTCAAGGCGTGCCTGAGGAAGTCCCCCGTCGCCAAGGACGTCGACCTCGGCGCGCTGGCCAAGTTCACGGCGGGCTTCAGCGGCGCCGACATCACGGAGATTTGCCAGAGGGCGTGCAAGTACGCCATCCGCGAGGACATCGAGAAGGAGATCGAGCGGGAGAGGCAGGCCAGGCCGGAGGACATGGCGGTGGACGgcgccgaggacgaggagcCGGCGCAGATCAAGGCCGTCCACTTTGAGGAGTCGATGAGGTTCGCGAGGAGGAGCGTCAGCGACGCGGACGTCCGCAAGTACCAGGCGTTCGCGCAGACGTTGCAACAGTCGCGGGGATTCGGGAGCGAGTTCCGCTTCTCCAAGCAGCCCCAGGCTGCGGAGGCTGCTGCGACGGCCGACGCTGACGCCGAGGATGACCTTTACAGCTAA
- the LOC117835920 gene encoding cell division cycle protein 48 homolog isoform X2 → MADDAAAASSCPTPTATKKRAANRLVVEEATTDENSVCNLHPATMEELSIFSGDIILLKGKRRRDTICMAMPDEECGENKIRINKVVRSNLRVRLADVVSVHQCHDARYGAAVHVLPLDDTVEGITGDLVQAYLKPYFDDAYRPVRKGDLFLVRGGMRSVDFKVVDIKPAAEYCIVANDTEIVCEGESVKREDEERLDDVGYDDVGGMRKQLAQIRELVELPLRHPQLFKSIGVKPPKGILLYGPPGSGKTLIARVVANETGAFFFCINGPEIMSKMAGESESNLRKAFEEAEKNAPSIVFIDEIDSIAPNRDKTHGEVERRIVSQLLTLMDGLKARAHVIVMGATNRPNSIDPALRRFGRFDREIDIGVPDEVGRLEVLRIHTRNMKLTENVDLEVVAKDTHGYVGADLAALCTEAALQCIREKMDVIDLDDETIDAEILNSMAITNDHLKTALAGTNPSALRETMVEVPNVSWADIGGLEGVKRELQETVQYPVEHPDKFEMFGMSPSKGVLFYGPPGCGKTLLAKAIANECQANFISVKGPELLTKWFGESEANVREIFDKARQSAPCVLFFDELDSIATLRGGSVGDAGGAGDRVLNQMLTEMDGMNAKKTVFVIGATNRPDIIDPALLRPGRLDQLIYIPLPDEASRHQIFKACLRKSPVAKDVDLGALAKFTAGFSGADITEICQRACKYAIREDIEKEIERERQARPEDMAVDGAEDEEPAQIKAVHFEESMRFARRSVSDADVRKYQAFAQTLQQSRGFGSEFRFSKQPQAAEAAATADIISSLGSAAEDNDFWSKLFCLQSFVTLQSICFVLCMYP, encoded by the exons ATGGCCGACGACgcagccgccgcgtcgtccTGTCCTACTCCTACCGCTACGAAGAAGAGAGCCGCGAACCGGCTGGTGGTAGAGGAGGCCACCACCGACGAAAACTCCGTCTGCAACCTCCACCCTGCAACCATGGAGGAGCTCTCCATCTTCTCCGGCGACATCATCCTGCTCAAGGGGAAGCGCCGCCGCGACACGATCTGCATGGCCATGCCGGACGAGGAGTGCGGCGAGAACAAGATTAGGATCAACAAGGTGGTCCGCTCCAACCTCCGGGtgcgcctcgccgacgtcgTGTCCGTGCACCAGTGCCATGACGCCAGGTACGGGGCGGCCGTCCACGTCCTCCCCCTCGACGATACCGTCGAGGGCATCACGGGGGACCTCGTCCAGGCCTACCTCAAGCCGTACTTCGACGACGCGTACCGCCCCGTCCGCAAGGGCGACCTCTTCCTCGTGCGCGGCGGCATGAGGAGCGTCGACTTTAAGGTCGTCGACATCAAGCCCGCCGCCGAGTACTGCATCGTCGCGAACGACACCGAGATCGTCTGCGAGGGCGAGTCCGTCAAGCGCGAGGACGAGGAGAGGCTCGACGACGTCGGCTACGATGACGTCGGCGGGATGCGGAAGCAGCTGGCGCAGATCAGGGAGCTGGTCGAGCTGCCACTTCGTCACCCGCAGCTGTTCAAGTCGATCGGCGTCAAGCCTCCCAAGGGCATCCTTCTCTACGGCCCGCCCGGCTCCGGCAAGACCTTGATCGCCCGTGTGGTGGCGAACGAGACCggggccttcttcttctgcatAAACGGGCCCGAGATCATGTCCAAGATGGCCGGCGAGAGCGAGAGCAACCTCAGGAAGGCGTTCGAGGAGGCCGAGAAGAACGCTCCGTCCATCGTCTTCATCGACGAGATCGACTCCATCGCGCCCAACAGGGACAAGACCCACGGCGAGGTCGAGAGACGCATCGTCTCCCAGTTGCTGACGCTCATGGACGGCCTCAAGGCGCGGGCGCACGTCATCGTCATGGGCGCCACCAACCGCCCCAACAGCATCGACCCCGCCCTCAGGCGGTTCGGCAGGTTCGACCGCGAGATCGACATCGGCGTGCCGGACGAGGTCGGCCGCCTCGAGGTGCTGCGCATCCACACCAGGAACATGAAGCTCACCGAGAACGTCGACCTCGAGGTCGTCGCCAAGGACACGCACGGCTACGTcggcgccgacctcgccgccctgTGCACCGAGGCCGCCCTGCAGTGCATCAGGGAGAAGATGGacgtgatcgacctcgacgacgaGACGATCGACGCGGAGATTCTCAATTCGATGGCCATCACCAACGACCACCTCAAGACTGCCCTCGCCGGCACCAACCCGTCGGCTCTACGCGAGACCATGGTCGAGGTGCCCAACGTCAGCTGGGCGGACATTGGCGGCCTCGAGGGCGTCAAGCGGGAGCTTCAAGAGACCGTGCAGTACCCCGTGGAGCACCCGGACAAGTTCGAGATGTTCGGCATGTCCCCTTCCAAGGGCGTGCTCTTCTACGGGCCCCCCGGCTGCGGCAAGACGCTGCTGGCCAAGGCGATCGCCAACGAGTGCCAGGCCAACTTCATCAGCGTCAAGGGCCCCGAGCTGCTGACCAAGTGGTTCGGCGAGAGCGAGGCCAACGTGCGCGAGATCTTCGACAAGGCGCGCCAGTCCGCGCCGTGCGTCCTCTTCTTCGACGAGCTCGACTCGATAGCGACGCTGAGGGGCGGCAGCGtgggcgacgccggcggcgccggggacaGGGTCCTCAACCAGATGCTCACGGAGATGGACGGCATGAACGCCAAGAAGACGGTGTTCGTAATCGGCGCCACCAACCGGCCGGACATCATCGACCCGGCGCtgctccgccccggccgcctcGACCAGCTCATCTACATCCCGCTGCCGGACGAGGCATCGCGGCACCAGATATTCAAGGCGTGCCTGAGGAAGTCCCCCGTCGCCAAGGACGTCGACCTCGGCGCGCTGGCCAAGTTCACGGCGGGCTTCAGCGGCGCCGACATCACGGAGATTTGCCAGAGGGCGTGCAAGTACGCCATCCGCGAGGACATCGAGAAGGAGATCGAGCGGGAGAGGCAGGCCAGGCCGGAGGACATGGCGGTGGACGgcgccgaggacgaggagcCGGCGCAGATCAAGGCCGTCCACTTTGAGGAGTCGATGAGGTTCGCGAGGAGGAGCGTCAGCGACGCGGACGTCCGCAAGTACCAGGCGTTCGCGCAGACGTTGCAACAGTCGCGGGGATTCGGGAGCGAGTTCCGCTTCTCCAAGCAGCCCCAGGCTGCGGAGGCTGCTGCGACGGCCGAC ATTATCAGCTCTTTGGGATCTGCAGCTGAGGACAATGATTTTTGGTCCAAGCTTTTCTGCCTCCAATCTTTTGTGACGCTTCAGTCTATTTGCTTCGTTCTCTGCATGTATCCTTGA
- the LOC140221287 gene encoding uncharacterized protein yields MSPPPPQLPHPVPRETVAGAVASLTKWMKKRAAEGTPNLLADERDDLVVLQLSLRRVPASPTTRPRLLPLPHPVVAHDGASVCFISDDRPNSRSPSASGLLDASKSLHRLPVSEVIPLSTLRTDYRPYESRRRLAASHDLFIADRAILPLLPRVLGKAFYSTKKAPIGVDFTRVGWPEQVRKVLGSAFLYLRSGTCSGIKVGRLDMEEEEIVENVMAAVVAAVERVPKMWANVRALHLKAVDSVALPIYQIVPELGMKIEVPVARLEGELGSGEVIDAAEVETLGKKIDKKKRTLRYADANDGAGVASEESGKRKRNKKEQIVMQEEVQAEIKKKRRKSIVITVDEGRKVGRKGKVKGKRDFESEMEEASIDIKKSKKGKIEEGKKKKKSVMCGGDDGEVLVDGLEDKKSKGVRSDGKVNKTRTRVKV; encoded by the coding sequence atgtcgccgccgccgccgcagctgccacACCCGGTGCCCCGCGAGACggtggccggcgccgtcgcctcccTGACCAAGTGGATGAAGAAGCGCGCCGCGGAGGGAACCCCGAATCTCCTCGCCGACGAGCGCGAcgacctcgtcgtcctccagcTCTCCCTCCGCCGCGTCCCCGCGTCGCCCACGACCAGGCCACGCCTGCTCCCGCTGCCGCACCCCGTCGTCGCGCACGACGGCGCCTCCGTCTGCTTCATATCCGACGACCGCCCCAACTCGCGGTCCCCGTCCGCCTCCGGCCTCCTCGATGCGTCCAAGTCGCTCCACCGCCTCCCCGTCTCAGAGGTCATCCCGCTCTCCACGCTCCGCACAGATTACCGCCCGTACGAGTCGCGGCGCCGCCTCGCGGCCTCCCACGACCTCTTCATCGCCGACCGCGCCATCCTCCCGCTGCTGCCGCGCGTTCTCGGGAAGGCTTTCTACTCCACCAAGAAGGCTCCGATCGGAGTCGATTTCACCCGCGTCGGGTGGCCGGAGCAGGTCCGCAAGGTGCTCGGCTCCGCTTTTCTGTACCTGCGGTCAGGGACCTGCTCGGGGATCAAGGTGGGGAGGCTGGacatggaggaagaggagatcgTGGAGAATGTGATGGCCGCAGTGGTGGCGGCTGTGGAAAGGGTGCCAAAGATGTGGGCCAACGTAAGGGCACTGCATCTGAAGGCTGTGGATTCAGTTGCGCTGCCAATTTACCAGATTGTGCCAGAGTTGGGTATGAAGATTGAGGTGCCTGTAGCGAGATTGGAGGGGGAACTTGGTTCTGGTGAGGTCATTGATGCTGCAGAAGTGGAGACTCTTGGGAAGAAGATTGACAAGAAGAAAAGGACATTGAGGTATGCTGATGCCAATGATGGAGCAGGAGTTGCCAGTGAGGAGAGTggcaagaggaagaggaacaagaAGGAGCAGATTGTGATGCAGGAAGAAGTCCAGGCAGAGATCAAgaaaaagaggaggaagagtaTTGTCATTACTGTTGATGAGGGGCGGAAGGTTGGCAGGAAGGGTAAAGTGAAGGGCAAGCGTGACTTTGAAAGTGAGATGGAAGAAGCAAGTATAGACATTAAGAAGAGCAAGAAGGGTAAGATTgaggaggggaagaagaaaaagaagagcgTGATGTGTGGAGGAGATGATGGTGAAGTCCTTGTGGATGGACTAGAAGATAAGAAGAGCAAGGGGGTGAGATCGGATGGAAAGGTCAATAAGACGAGGACCAGGGTAAAAGTATAA
- the LOC117835920 gene encoding cell division cycle protein 48 homolog isoform X1, with product MADDAAAASSCPTPTATKKRAANRLVVEEATTDENSVCNLHPATMEELSIFSGDIILLKGKRRRDTICMAMPDEECGENKIRINKVVRSNLRVRLADVVSVHQCHDARYGAAVHVLPLDDTVEGITGDLVQAYLKPYFDDAYRPVRKGDLFLVRGGMRSVDFKVVDIKPAAEYCIVANDTEIVCEGESVKREDEERLDDVGYDDVGGMRKQLAQIRELVELPLRHPQLFKSIGVKPPKGILLYGPPGSGKTLIARVVANETGAFFFCINGPEIMSKMAGESESNLRKAFEEAEKNAPSIVFIDEIDSIAPNRDKTHGEVERRIVSQLLTLMDGLKARAHVIVMGATNRPNSIDPALRRFGRFDREIDIGVPDEVGRLEVLRIHTRNMKLTENVDLEVVAKDTHGYVGADLAALCTEAALQCIREKMDVIDLDDETIDAEILNSMAITNDHLKTALAGTNPSALRETMVEVPNVSWADIGGLEGVKRELQETVQYPVEHPDKFEMFGMSPSKGVLFYGPPGCGKTLLAKAIANECQANFISVKGPELLTKWFGESEANVREIFDKARQSAPCVLFFDELDSIATLRGGSVGDAGGAGDRVLNQMLTEMDGMNAKKTVFVIGATNRPDIIDPALLRPGRLDQLIYIPLPDEASRHQIFKACLRKSPVAKDVDLGALAKFTAGFSGADITEICQRACKYAIREDIEKEIERERQARPEDMAVDGAEDEEPAQIKAVHFEESMRFARRSVSDADVRKYQAFAQTLQQSRGFGSEFRFSKQPQAAEAAATADADIISSLGSAAEDNDFWSKLFCLQSFVTLQSICFVLCMYP from the exons ATGGCCGACGACgcagccgccgcgtcgtccTGTCCTACTCCTACCGCTACGAAGAAGAGAGCCGCGAACCGGCTGGTGGTAGAGGAGGCCACCACCGACGAAAACTCCGTCTGCAACCTCCACCCTGCAACCATGGAGGAGCTCTCCATCTTCTCCGGCGACATCATCCTGCTCAAGGGGAAGCGCCGCCGCGACACGATCTGCATGGCCATGCCGGACGAGGAGTGCGGCGAGAACAAGATTAGGATCAACAAGGTGGTCCGCTCCAACCTCCGGGtgcgcctcgccgacgtcgTGTCCGTGCACCAGTGCCATGACGCCAGGTACGGGGCGGCCGTCCACGTCCTCCCCCTCGACGATACCGTCGAGGGCATCACGGGGGACCTCGTCCAGGCCTACCTCAAGCCGTACTTCGACGACGCGTACCGCCCCGTCCGCAAGGGCGACCTCTTCCTCGTGCGCGGCGGCATGAGGAGCGTCGACTTTAAGGTCGTCGACATCAAGCCCGCCGCCGAGTACTGCATCGTCGCGAACGACACCGAGATCGTCTGCGAGGGCGAGTCCGTCAAGCGCGAGGACGAGGAGAGGCTCGACGACGTCGGCTACGATGACGTCGGCGGGATGCGGAAGCAGCTGGCGCAGATCAGGGAGCTGGTCGAGCTGCCACTTCGTCACCCGCAGCTGTTCAAGTCGATCGGCGTCAAGCCTCCCAAGGGCATCCTTCTCTACGGCCCGCCCGGCTCCGGCAAGACCTTGATCGCCCGTGTGGTGGCGAACGAGACCggggccttcttcttctgcatAAACGGGCCCGAGATCATGTCCAAGATGGCCGGCGAGAGCGAGAGCAACCTCAGGAAGGCGTTCGAGGAGGCCGAGAAGAACGCTCCGTCCATCGTCTTCATCGACGAGATCGACTCCATCGCGCCCAACAGGGACAAGACCCACGGCGAGGTCGAGAGACGCATCGTCTCCCAGTTGCTGACGCTCATGGACGGCCTCAAGGCGCGGGCGCACGTCATCGTCATGGGCGCCACCAACCGCCCCAACAGCATCGACCCCGCCCTCAGGCGGTTCGGCAGGTTCGACCGCGAGATCGACATCGGCGTGCCGGACGAGGTCGGCCGCCTCGAGGTGCTGCGCATCCACACCAGGAACATGAAGCTCACCGAGAACGTCGACCTCGAGGTCGTCGCCAAGGACACGCACGGCTACGTcggcgccgacctcgccgccctgTGCACCGAGGCCGCCCTGCAGTGCATCAGGGAGAAGATGGacgtgatcgacctcgacgacgaGACGATCGACGCGGAGATTCTCAATTCGATGGCCATCACCAACGACCACCTCAAGACTGCCCTCGCCGGCACCAACCCGTCGGCTCTACGCGAGACCATGGTCGAGGTGCCCAACGTCAGCTGGGCGGACATTGGCGGCCTCGAGGGCGTCAAGCGGGAGCTTCAAGAGACCGTGCAGTACCCCGTGGAGCACCCGGACAAGTTCGAGATGTTCGGCATGTCCCCTTCCAAGGGCGTGCTCTTCTACGGGCCCCCCGGCTGCGGCAAGACGCTGCTGGCCAAGGCGATCGCCAACGAGTGCCAGGCCAACTTCATCAGCGTCAAGGGCCCCGAGCTGCTGACCAAGTGGTTCGGCGAGAGCGAGGCCAACGTGCGCGAGATCTTCGACAAGGCGCGCCAGTCCGCGCCGTGCGTCCTCTTCTTCGACGAGCTCGACTCGATAGCGACGCTGAGGGGCGGCAGCGtgggcgacgccggcggcgccggggacaGGGTCCTCAACCAGATGCTCACGGAGATGGACGGCATGAACGCCAAGAAGACGGTGTTCGTAATCGGCGCCACCAACCGGCCGGACATCATCGACCCGGCGCtgctccgccccggccgcctcGACCAGCTCATCTACATCCCGCTGCCGGACGAGGCATCGCGGCACCAGATATTCAAGGCGTGCCTGAGGAAGTCCCCCGTCGCCAAGGACGTCGACCTCGGCGCGCTGGCCAAGTTCACGGCGGGCTTCAGCGGCGCCGACATCACGGAGATTTGCCAGAGGGCGTGCAAGTACGCCATCCGCGAGGACATCGAGAAGGAGATCGAGCGGGAGAGGCAGGCCAGGCCGGAGGACATGGCGGTGGACGgcgccgaggacgaggagcCGGCGCAGATCAAGGCCGTCCACTTTGAGGAGTCGATGAGGTTCGCGAGGAGGAGCGTCAGCGACGCGGACGTCCGCAAGTACCAGGCGTTCGCGCAGACGTTGCAACAGTCGCGGGGATTCGGGAGCGAGTTCCGCTTCTCCAAGCAGCCCCAGGCTGCGGAGGCTGCTGCGACGGCCGACGCTGAC ATTATCAGCTCTTTGGGATCTGCAGCTGAGGACAATGATTTTTGGTCCAAGCTTTTCTGCCTCCAATCTTTTGTGACGCTTCAGTCTATTTGCTTCGTTCTCTGCATGTATCCTTGA